Proteins encoded within one genomic window of Setaria italica strain Yugu1 chromosome IV, Setaria_italica_v2.0, whole genome shotgun sequence:
- the LOC101761366 gene encoding T-complex protein 1 subunit eta, producing MSAMLQPQVILLKEGTDTSQGKAQMVSNINACTAVVDTVRTTLGPRGMDKLIHDDKGGVTISNDGATIMRLLDIVHPAANILVDIARSQDSEVGDGTTTVVLLAGEFLKEAKPYIEDGVHPHSLIRSYRTAGHLATEKVKELAVSIEGKSLEEKKILLAKCAATTLSSKLIGGEKEFFASMVVDAVLAIGNDDRLNMIGIKKVPGGTMRDSFLVNGVAFKKTFSYAGFEQQPKKFLNPKILLLNIELELKSEKENAEIRLSDPLQYQSIVDAEWNIIYDKLDKCVKSGAKIVLSRLAIGDLATQYFADRDIFCAGRVTEEDLQRVAAATGGFVQTSVNNVIDEVLGSCEVFEERQVGNERFNIFSGCPSGQTATIVLRGGADQFIEEAERSLHDAIMIVRRALKNSTVVPGGGAIDMEVSKYLRQHARTIAGKSQFFVNSFAKALEVIPRQLCDNAGFDATDVLNKLRQKHASGEGANYGVDINTGGIADSFANFVWEPAVVKINAINAATEAACLILSVDETVKNPKSESAQGDAAAMGGRGRGGAAMRGRGGRGMRRR from the exons ATGTCGGCGATGCTG CAACCGCAGGTCATCCTGCTCAAGGAGGGCACGGACACGTCGCAGGGGAAGGCGCAGATGGTGAGCAACATCAACGCGTGCACGGCGGTGGTGGACACGGTGCGCACCACGCTGGGACCCCGCGGCATGGACAAGCTCATCCACGACGACAAGGGCGGCGTCACCATCTCCAACGACGGCGCCACCATCATGCGCCTCCTCGACATCGTCCACCCCGCCGCCAATATCCTCGTCGACATCGCCAGGTCGCAGGACTCCGAG GTTGGTGATGGGACTACTACTGTGGTGCTTCTAGCTGGTGAATTTTTAAAGGAGGCAAAGCCTTATATTGAGGACGGTGTACACCCTCACAGTCTAATTCGCAGTTATAGGACTGCTGGCCATTTG GCGACTGAGAAAGTTAAAGAGCTGGCGGTTAGCATAGAAGGGAAAAgccttgaagaaaagaaaatactgTTAGCCAAATGCGCTGCAACAACGCTCTCATCGAAGTTAATAGGCGGCGAGAAAGAGTTCTTTGCTTCTATGGTTGTTGATGCTGTGCTTGCTATTGGAAATGATGACAGGCTTAACATGATTGGAATAAAAAAG GTTCCTGGAGGTACTATGAGAGATTCTTTCCTTGTTAATGGTGTTGCCTTCAAAAAGACGTTTTCATATGCTGGGTTTGAGCAACAGCCAAAGAAATTCTTGAATCCAAAGATTCTTTTGCTCAACATTGAGCTTGAGCTGAAATCTGAGAAAGAAAATGCAGAGATTAG ATTGTCAGACCCTCTGCAATACCAGTCAATTGTTGACGCTGAGTGGAACATTATTTATGATAAATTGGATAAATGTGTAAAAAGTGGGGCAAAAATAGTGCTTTCTCGGTTGGCAATTGGTGATCTCGCAACACAA TATTTCGCAGATCGTGACATTTTCTGTGCTGGCCGTGTTACGGAAGAGGATTTACAGCGTGTTGCAGCAGCAACCGGTGGATTCGTTCAGACATCTGTGAACAATGTCATCGACGAG GTTCTTGGTTCCTGTGAAGTATTCGAGGAAAGGCAAGTGGGAAATGAACGGTTTAACATATTCAGTGGCTGTCCTTCTGGTCAAACAGCAACCATAGTCCTTCGGGGTGGTGCAGATCAG TTCATTGAGGAAGCTGAAAGAAGTCTCCATGATGCCATCATGATTGTTAGGAGAGCGCTTAAGAATTCAACAGTTGTGCCTGGTGGTGGTGCGATTGAT ATGGAAGTAAGCAAGTATCTCAGGCAGCATGCACGGACCATAGCCGGGAAGTCTCAGTTTTTTGTTAATTCATTCGCTAAAGCACTTGAG GTTATTCCGAGACAACTTTGTGACAATGCTGGATTTGATGCAACTGATGTGCTAAATAAGCTCAGACAGAAGCATGCATCTG GTGAAGGTGCTAACTATGGTGTGGACATCAACACTGGTGGAATTGCTGATTCTTTTGCTAACTTTGTGTGGGAACCTGCAGTAGTGAAG ATCAATGCTATAAATGCTGCAACTGAAGCTGCTTGTCTTATTCTCAGCGTGGATGAGACTGTTAAAAACCCCAAG TCTGAAAGTGCACAAGGTGATGCTGCTGCTATGGGTGGTCGGGGCCGTGGTGGAGCTGCAATGCGTGGCCGTGGTGGAAGGGGTATGAGGCGGCGATAA